The Aneurinibacillus migulanus genome contains the following window.
TATCATCACCCGGAATATTATGCCATTCGTGTTCTTCCATACAGATGATTTGTGATTCGCGTTTTTTCTTACGGGTATAATCAAGAATAATATTGCGTGTGATGGTCAGCAGCCAGCTCGGGAATTTGCCCTTTGACGAATCGTATACTGCGCCTGTCGTCCACAAACGGGTGAACACCATTTGGACAATTTCGCGGGCTGCCTGTTCATCATTGATAGATTTTAGTGCAAATGAATAGATAAGGCGAACATACCGGTCATATAGCTCTTCTAATGCAGAGCGAGAATGGTTGCCGACAAGATGCATGAGTTGTTCGTCCGTTTTATTTTGCATGACAGGGCACTCCTTTGACTATGCTGGAAAAGCGAGTATATCCTCTATATAAAGATAACGAAGGAAACATAAAAGCGGTTTGATAAACGAGCAAAAATATATTTTTGGCTCGTTTTCGTCTCTTTATCCAACAAAATCGCTGAGCCTATATTTTTTTGTCAGCGACTTTGTTGCTATATTATAGCTTGATACAGATAGTGTAAAAAAAGGCTCTTCGCTGGTCAGCTTGTGATCATGGTAGTAAAACGGAATAAAAGGTACAATAAAAACAATAGGGATGTGTACCGGTACAAAAATAAGAAAGAAGGGGATGTATGTATAAATATTTGTCCATTCTAAATGATTTGGAAAACATAATTCAAAGCGGACGATATAAAGAGGGGGAAAGGCTCCCTTCTATTCGTGCGCTTGCTGAACAATACGGTTGCAGTAAGAGCACGATTATCCGGACATTTGACGAGTTAGAAAAAAAGCACATTGTATACTCATCTCCTCAAAGCGGTCATTATGTTGTAAAAAGAAAACATAAAAATAACGGAAACCCATTGATATTGGACTTTGCATCTTCCGCTCCCGATCCAAACATATTTCCGTATTTAGATTTTCAGCATTGCATTAATAAGGCAATTGATACGTATAAAAACGATTTATTTATATATGGCACTTCGAAGGGGTTACCTTCGCTCATTAGCGTAGTACAAAAACAGTTGGCCAATTATCAAGTTTTTGCAGACACAGATAGCATTTTTGTTACATCAGGCGTTCAACAAGCTCTAGCCATATTGACTACAGTCCCGTTTCCTAACGGAAATGAAACTGTGTTAATTGAACAACCTGGTTATCATTTGTTTATAGAGTATTTAGAAACCCACAACATTCCTACGCTAGGCATTAAACGAAACAGCGACGGAATCGACTTATTGGAGCTAGAAAGAATATTTCAAACAGAAAACATTAAGTTTTTTTATACAATGCCTAGATTCCATAATCCTTTAGGTACGTCCTATTCAAGAATAGAAAAGGAGAGGATTGCGAAATTAGCAGAAAAATATGATGTGTTTATTGTTGAAGATGACTATTTAGCTGATTTGGAGCAAGATGCAAAAGCTGATCCGATATATTCGTATGATGTGTCTGCACATGTTATTTACTTGAAAAGCTATTCGAAAATTATATTTCCAGGGCTACGCATCGGTATTGCTATTATTCCTGCCAGCATAGCCGGAGCTTTCAGTACATACAAAAAAATATTAGATATAGACAGTTCGATGATTTCACAAGCTGCATTAGAAATTTATATTAAAAATAAAATGTTTGAAAGACATAAACAAAAAGTTCGTTCTTCTTATTCCCGGAGAACAGTCTCTTTGCTGAATGCATTGGAAAAACACGCAAAAGGGCATGACGATTTTTTTAGTTATACTTCTGTAAAAAATCCATGTATCCACACTTTCATACAACTGGATAAACGTATATCCATACAAAAGTTAACACATAGTTTGAGAAAAAAATCTATCATAGTGGAACCTGCACATCATCATTATTTATCTTCTTTTGAAAAGGAACCGTTGCTTAAGTTAAACGTTTCAAATGTTAAGGTAGATGATATTGAAAGAGGGATTCAGCAAATCTTGGCAGAAATATGTCGGTAAAGCTAATGGAGTTTATACGCTAGTTCTTATTTATAGGAAATTATTTTGTTTAAAACAATAAAATAAACGATACGTACATTGTCTTTTCTTGATGCAGCCTTTTTTCTTATTTTTGAAAGCTGTTTCTCGTTTTTACGAAATAGTATAGTTTTATATTTCTTTAAATAGGATGGTATTTGTATTTTTTACAAATGCAGGACTGATGATATGGAAAAGAGCGACCGATTTTTTTCGTTTATTAAACGATATACTTTTGTGCAAAGTATGTCTATATACATCTCACTTTATAAATGTACATATTTTTGTGGTAGGAGGTAAGAAAAGAAGGAAGGGCGGTTGGAACAAACACGTCTGCCTTTTTTTGCCGGGTGCAGGGCGTATCCACCCTCTTCTTTTTCCATCCCTCCTACTTCCAACCACACTACCATATCAAAATATTAATTGTAACTTATATAGGCTTTATCTTGTATCTTTTCCTACCTAAAACTACCTATGTCGAAAGTTTGAGTGTAATCTATAGATAAGAGACAGTGAAGGGGGGGAGTATATATAAAATTATTAATCAGATTATTATAAATATTGGCACCTATCTTGCTTTCTCTTCCTTTATAGAATAGATCCCCTTGTATTTTGAAGGGAGAAGGAGGAGGAATACATGAATAAACCTACATTAAAACGGTCATTAAAACCATGGCATGTCGTCATGCTAGGGCTTGGTTACATGACGCCCATGGTTGTATTCGATACGTTCGGTATTGCATCCGGTGAAACGGATGGTCATGTACCGCTTGCGTATGTAATTGCACTCGCTGCCATGCTGTTTACGGCCTTCAGTTACGGAAAAATGGTACGTGCATATCCGAGTGCTGGTTCCGCTTATACGTACACACAAAAAACCATCAATCCCCACCTCGGCTTTCTTGTCGGCTGGGCCTCACTCCTGGATTATATTTTTCTTCCCATGGTTAACATTTTATTAATTCAAATCTATTTAACCGCCATTTTCCCGACTGTCCCTCCTTGGATTTGGGTTGTACTGTTCGTTTTATTTGTCACCTGGATAAATGTCAAAAGTGTAAAATCCGCCGCTGATCTTAATACGATTTTTGTCATTTATCAATTCATTGTTATGGCCGCTTTTGTCGCTCTCGCCGTGTGGGTGCTAAATGACACTCCCCCAGTAGAAGGCTCCGCGTGGGTGCATCCGTTTTACGCGTCAGACATGAGTATATCGCCATTAATAGCCGGTGCCACGGTATTATGTTTTTCTTTTTTAGGATTTGATGCGGTTACAACGTATTCTGAAGAGACGGATAATCCAATGCGAACCATTCCCCTCGCTATTTTTCTTACTGCATTAGTCGGGGGAGGGCTTTTCGTCTTTACTTCTTATTTTACGCAGGTGATTTTTCCGGATGTTTCGTCTTTCAAAAATCCGGATGCTACAGCACCTGAGATTGCCTTATTTGCCGGCGGCAAGCTATTTCAGCTCATATTCCTGGGAGCTTCATTCGTCGGTGCATTGGCTTCCGGCCTAGCGTCGCATGCTAGTGTCTCCCGACTTCTGTATGTTATGGGACGTGACAGTGTATTGCCGAACAAATTCTTCGGATATGTGCATCCACGCTGGAGGACGCCGGTATTCAATGTTATTATTACAGGTATTGTTTCCCTTGCAGCTATATTTTTCACGCTGGAAGCTGCTGCTTCATTCATTAACTTCGGTGCACTTATTGCTTTTACGTTCGTAAATCTGTCAGTGATTGTCCATTATGCTGTACGGAAGAAAGAGTACCGTACTCCAAAGGATTTCATATCGCATGTAGTTGTTCCGCTGATTGGTGCTGCCTTTGTCGCTGTCCTATGGTATCACCTTGAAGCTAATTCTTTTATGCTGGGTCTAGTCTGGGTTGCTATTGGCTTCTGCTATCTGGTTTACCTTACTCGAATGTTTAAAGTGAAACCGGCGGAAATACGGGAGACGGAAGATTTGCTAGAAGATGGAACCGATCAAAAACCGGCAAACGCATAAAGTGAAAAGAGTAAAGAGCCCGGTGTTCTTTACTCTTTTTTTGTAGAGATATTTGAATGATAAAATTAAAATGGTAGAATAGATAGTAATATACTGAAAATTCATTAAAAGGAGAGGTAGTTTGACTCGATTATTGGGCATTCAACCAATGGTACAACTGGTTGCCGACGCGATTTCTGCAGCGCTGAAAGTGGAGACAGAAATTGTAGATGAAGAAATGACAGTCGTAGCCGGGACAGGGAAATACCGTGAGAAAATTAATCAGAAAGAAGAAGGGGGCATACGGGAGGAAGGATATTTGTACGGGCGCGTGCTTATGCATAATCGCTGGTATGTAGTGGAGAATGCGCGGCAGGATCCAAAATATGACCCTTCCGTGCAGAATGGAAATACAGAAGAGTTTGCGGAAATCTGTTGTCCGATCCGCCAACAGGGACAGGCTATCGGTGTCATCGGATTAATCGCATTTACCCCGGAACAACGTCATCAACTGATGTCCAATCAAGAAAATATGCTTACCTTTTTGTTTCGAATGGCTGAACTTATTGAAAGTAAAATCTCTGAGATGCAGGCTATTCATCAGCTTGAACTTGCGACTCAAAATCTGGAAACGCTTATTGAATCAGTACATGAAGGCATTTTATCTATCGATCCTGCCGGGCGTATCACCCATTGCAATCGTACAGCTGAGCGCTTGATTAACCGCGACAAAAAACAACTCATTGGTCAACCGCTGGACTCTGTATGGCCCGGATCTCCGATGCTCGAAGTATTGACGACGGGGCAGGGCTATCAGGAAAAGGAAGAGATGTATTCATCGTCTTCTTCGCATATGCATTTTATTGTGAATGCTACACCCGTTACACTGAATGGCCGTTTAATGTCTGTTGTGGCTTCGTTTCGGCGGATGTCCGACGCTCGCCGCCTCGCATATTCACTGACGGGCGGAGACGCCGCTTCCTCTTTTGCAGGAATTAAGGGGGAAAGCGATGTAATCCAAGTAATCAAACGACAGGCAGCACAGGTCGCACAGAGCCATTCGAGTATCCTCATAACAGGGGAAAGCGGCACAGGAAAAGGCCTATTTGCGATGGCGATTCATTCACATAGCCCCCGTAATGAAGGTCCGTTCATTACCGTTAACTGCGGAGCAATACCTGAAACGTTGCTTGAGAGTGAGCTGTTTGGCTATACGAGGGGTGCCTTTACTGGAGCCAATCGTGAAGGCAAAGCGGGCAAGTTTGAATTAGCCAACGGCGGCACTATTTTTCTTGACGAAATCGGAGATATTCCTCTTCATCTTCAGGTCAAGCTGCTACATGTACTTCAGTATAAACAAGTACAGAGAGTAGGGAGTGAGAAGTCTACTCCGATCGATATTCGGGTGATTGCCGCTACGAACCGTAATCTAGAGCAGATGGTAGAGGATGGCGAGTTTCGTTCCGATTTGTATTTTCGCTTGAATGTAATACCCCTCTATATTCCTCCGCTCCGCGAACGAAAAGAAGACATTCCTGTATTGATGCAGTATTTTCTGCATAAGCATGCCAATTTGCTCGGACGAAATATTGTCGGTTATTCGCCAGAGGCGCAGGAATTATTCCAGCATTATCCCTGGCCAGGGAATGTTCGCGAGCTAGAAAATGCCGTTGAATATGCTGTTAATATGGAGACGCAACCGGTTATCGGTAAAGAAAGTGTACCTCAGCGTGTTCTGCCCGCGGAAACCATCGAATGCCGCTCATTTTCATTGAAAGAGCGTATTGCCCAGTTTGAGAGAACTGTGCTTGAAGGAATGCTGAAACAATACGGAACCTCAGTGCAAGCCAAACGAAGAATTGCAGAAGAATTAGATATTAGTCTTGCTACCTTATACCGAAAATTGGAGGAAACTGTTTTTCTTAAAAATGAGAAGTCATCCTGATTTTTGAGAAATATGCAGAGAGCGATTTGTTAAGAAAGCGGATACACATATTGCAATATAAAAAATGAGTAGAAATTTCTCATATTTGAGAAAGAGTCTGTTGTCATACATTTTATAGTATAGCAAAGAACCGGGGCTTTCCCGGTTTTTTCTTTTGGCATGAAGATTGCTTTAATTTACAAGTAAGTCAAAAAATTTGCAAAAAAAGGGTGGTAGAATGAGAAAAACGAATCAAGAGACTTTACAAGCGGCAGAGGAAATTCTTAATTTTATTGAAAAGAAAAATCTACAGCCAGAAGAACAACGCAAAATTGTTGATGATTCTATCTACAATTTCACTAACTTTGTAACGGAAGCGATTCTGAAGCACCGTAAATCCGTCTCTACTGATTTCTCGGTAGTAGAATGGGAGGGCGAAGGTGCAGTATTCCGTGATACGAAAGGTGATGAATATATCGATTGCCTCGGTGGCTACGGCGTCTATCTGCTCGGACACCGTCATCCGAAAGTCGTGAATGCGGTAAAATCGCAAATCGACCGCTACGCATTACACAGCCAAGAGTTAGTCGATCCACTGCGCGGATATTTATCCAAACTGGTTGCCTATATTACGCCGGGTGATTTGCAGCACACATACTTGGTGAACTGCGGTACAGAAGCAAACGAAATGGCACTAAAGCTGGCTCGACTGTCTACTGGGAAGAAATGGTTCATCTCAACGGAAAAAGGATTTCACGGCAAAACGTTCGGATCGCTGTCGGCGTCGGGTAAAGCAGCTTTTCGTGAGCCGTACCATCCGCTTGTGCCGGGATTCCAGCATGTGAAGTATGGAGATGCAGATGCAGTTGAAGCGGCAATTTATAACTTAATCAGCGTAGGTGAGACGGTAGCGGGTGTTATCGTGGAACCGATCCAGGGCGAAGGCGGGGTCAATGTACCGCCGGCAGATTATTTCCCTCGTCTGCGTGAGATTTGTGATAAATATGAGTGCTTGCTCATTGTCGATGAGGTACAGACTGGTATGGGACGGACGGGAAAAATGTTCGGCATGGATCACTTCAATGTTGTACCAGATATCATGACACTTGGCAAAGCGTTCGGCGGTGGTGTTATGCCGATTGCCGCTATGGTAGCCAAGCGTAAGCATTGGGGCAAGATGGAGGAGAATCCATTCCTGCTCGGTTCCTCTACGTTCGGTGGAAACCCGCTCTGCTGCTCTGCTGCTATCGCTGGTATTAAAACGATTATCGAAGAAGAAATTCCACGCCAGGCTGCTGAGAAAGGGGACTATATCTTAAAACGTCTCCGTGAAATCCAAAGTCAATTCCCGGATATGCTGAAAGAGGTGCGTGGTGTAGGTCTTCTTATTGGTATGGAATTCTCCACTAACGAGATTGGCTACGAATTGGCTAAACAATTGTTCGGTGAGAAAATCCTAGTTGGTGGTACGCTCAATAATGCGACCGTTATCCGCATCGAGCCACCTGCAGTTATTTCGTACGAACAAATTGATACGGTGTTGAATGCAATCGAACGCAATCTTGGTGCACTCGCTAAGGAGAAAGTCAGTCTATTAAACAAATAACGGAACAGAAAAACCCCGAAACGGCTTGTCCGGGACGGGGTTTTTCAAAGGTTTTCCTGTATATTAAACCAGAAGAAGGAGGAGACGTATGGGTACGAAACGAGTGACTGAGGCGTCTGAAGCAGTACAAACGACGCGATTGAGCAGAATGTACATCGACGGAAAATGGATGGATAGTCTGTCGAAAAAAACGAGGGATGTGCTAAATCCGGCCACGGGAGAATGTATTGGCACGGTCGCGGAAGGGGGCGCGGAAGAAGCGGAGATGGCAATCCGTGCCGCACGCCGCGCATTTGATGAAGATGGCTGGCCGGAGCGGCATGCGCGCGAGCGAGCGGAACTGCTGCATCGAGTAGCGGATTTGCTTGAAGAGAATGCAGAACAGTTTGCGGTGCTTGATACGTTAAACAACGGAAAACCTTTACGTGAGTCCCGATATGACGCAGAAGATGCGGCGAATCAATTCCGCTATTTCGCTGGACTGGCTACTAAGCCTAAAGGTCAAACATATGATGTGCCGGATGATATGCAGGCGATGGTTGTCCGTGAGCCAATTGGTGTGGTTAGCCAAATTATTCCATGGAACTATCCGCTTGTTATGGCTACACAAAAAATTGCTCCAGCACTGGCTGCCGGTTGTACGCTTGTCATCAAGCCGGCCGAGCAGACCCCGCTATCACTTATCCGTCTGTTTGAGCTATTAGACGAAGCGGGATTGCCGGCTGGGGTTGCCAATCTGGTATTGGGAGCAGGAGAGACGGTTGGAGCGGTAATGTCGCGCCATCCGTTGGTGGATAAAGTGGCATTTACCGGCGGAACGGATACCGGTATCGCCATTATGAAAGCTGCAGCGGACACTGTGAAAAAAGTCGGGCTGGAGCTGGGCGGAAAATCCCCGAATATCGTGTTTGCGGATGCGGATTTCGAAACGGCGGTCGACTATGCGTTATTTGGCATTTTCTCTAATCAGGGACAAGTATGCTCAGCTGGTTCGCGTTTGTTGCTTGAAAAGACGATATATGACCGGTTCATCGCTGAATTAGCAGAGCGAGCACAGCAGATTACGGTTGGTCCAGGCATGGATGAAAGTACGGAAATGGGTCCGCTTATCTCCGAAGAACAGATGAATCGTGTACTCAGTTACATTGAAATCGGTAAGAAAGAAGGAGCTTCTTTACTCTGCGGAGGATATCGTCTGACAGAAAATGGACTTGAGCA
Protein-coding sequences here:
- a CDS encoding RNA polymerase sigma factor codes for the protein MQNKTDEQLMHLVGNHSRSALEELYDRYVRLIYSFALKSINDEQAAREIVQMVFTRLWTTGAVYDSSKGKFPSWLLTITRNIILDYTRKKKRESQIICMEEHEWHNIPGDDRHSTEAIVFRKLIKHQVQEVYQRLSENQIQLIQQLYWEGYSLSEIARMRDEPLGTIKSRLHQTLKILRKHLLAEGEG
- a CDS encoding aminotransferase-like domain-containing protein; protein product: MYKYLSILNDLENIIQSGRYKEGERLPSIRALAEQYGCSKSTIIRTFDELEKKHIVYSSPQSGHYVVKRKHKNNGNPLILDFASSAPDPNIFPYLDFQHCINKAIDTYKNDLFIYGTSKGLPSLISVVQKQLANYQVFADTDSIFVTSGVQQALAILTTVPFPNGNETVLIEQPGYHLFIEYLETHNIPTLGIKRNSDGIDLLELERIFQTENIKFFYTMPRFHNPLGTSYSRIEKERIAKLAEKYDVFIVEDDYLADLEQDAKADPIYSYDVSAHVIYLKSYSKIIFPGLRIGIAIIPASIAGAFSTYKKILDIDSSMISQAALEIYIKNKMFERHKQKVRSSYSRRTVSLLNALEKHAKGHDDFFSYTSVKNPCIHTFIQLDKRISIQKLTHSLRKKSIIVEPAHHHYLSSFEKEPLLKLNVSNVKVDDIERGIQQILAEICR
- a CDS encoding APC family permease → MNKPTLKRSLKPWHVVMLGLGYMTPMVVFDTFGIASGETDGHVPLAYVIALAAMLFTAFSYGKMVRAYPSAGSAYTYTQKTINPHLGFLVGWASLLDYIFLPMVNILLIQIYLTAIFPTVPPWIWVVLFVLFVTWINVKSVKSAADLNTIFVIYQFIVMAAFVALAVWVLNDTPPVEGSAWVHPFYASDMSISPLIAGATVLCFSFLGFDAVTTYSEETDNPMRTIPLAIFLTALVGGGLFVFTSYFTQVIFPDVSSFKNPDATAPEIALFAGGKLFQLIFLGASFVGALASGLASHASVSRLLYVMGRDSVLPNKFFGYVHPRWRTPVFNVIITGIVSLAAIFFTLEAAASFINFGALIAFTFVNLSVIVHYAVRKKEYRTPKDFISHVVVPLIGAAFVAVLWYHLEANSFMLGLVWVAIGFCYLVYLTRMFKVKPAEIRETEDLLEDGTDQKPANA
- a CDS encoding sigma-54-dependent Fis family transcriptional regulator, producing MTRLLGIQPMVQLVADAISAALKVETEIVDEEMTVVAGTGKYREKINQKEEGGIREEGYLYGRVLMHNRWYVVENARQDPKYDPSVQNGNTEEFAEICCPIRQQGQAIGVIGLIAFTPEQRHQLMSNQENMLTFLFRMAELIESKISEMQAIHQLELATQNLETLIESVHEGILSIDPAGRITHCNRTAERLINRDKKQLIGQPLDSVWPGSPMLEVLTTGQGYQEKEEMYSSSSSHMHFIVNATPVTLNGRLMSVVASFRRMSDARRLAYSLTGGDAASSFAGIKGESDVIQVIKRQAAQVAQSHSSILITGESGTGKGLFAMAIHSHSPRNEGPFITVNCGAIPETLLESELFGYTRGAFTGANREGKAGKFELANGGTIFLDEIGDIPLHLQVKLLHVLQYKQVQRVGSEKSTPIDIRVIAATNRNLEQMVEDGEFRSDLYFRLNVIPLYIPPLRERKEDIPVLMQYFLHKHANLLGRNIVGYSPEAQELFQHYPWPGNVRELENAVEYAVNMETQPVIGKESVPQRVLPAETIECRSFSLKERIAQFERTVLEGMLKQYGTSVQAKRRIAEELDISLATLYRKLEETVFLKNEKSS
- a CDS encoding putrescine aminotransferase — encoded protein: MRKTNQETLQAAEEILNFIEKKNLQPEEQRKIVDDSIYNFTNFVTEAILKHRKSVSTDFSVVEWEGEGAVFRDTKGDEYIDCLGGYGVYLLGHRHPKVVNAVKSQIDRYALHSQELVDPLRGYLSKLVAYITPGDLQHTYLVNCGTEANEMALKLARLSTGKKWFISTEKGFHGKTFGSLSASGKAAFREPYHPLVPGFQHVKYGDADAVEAAIYNLISVGETVAGVIVEPIQGEGGVNVPPADYFPRLREICDKYECLLIVDEVQTGMGRTGKMFGMDHFNVVPDIMTLGKAFGGGVMPIAAMVAKRKHWGKMEENPFLLGSSTFGGNPLCCSAAIAGIKTIIEEEIPRQAAEKGDYILKRLREIQSQFPDMLKEVRGVGLLIGMEFSTNEIGYELAKQLFGEKILVGGTLNNATVIRIEPPAVISYEQIDTVLNAIERNLGALAKEKVSLLNK
- a CDS encoding aldehyde dehydrogenase family protein, which encodes MGTKRVTEASEAVQTTRLSRMYIDGKWMDSLSKKTRDVLNPATGECIGTVAEGGAEEAEMAIRAARRAFDEDGWPERHARERAELLHRVADLLEENAEQFAVLDTLNNGKPLRESRYDAEDAANQFRYFAGLATKPKGQTYDVPDDMQAMVVREPIGVVSQIIPWNYPLVMATQKIAPALAAGCTLVIKPAEQTPLSLIRLFELLDEAGLPAGVANLVLGAGETVGAVMSRHPLVDKVAFTGGTDTGIAIMKAAADTVKKVGLELGGKSPNIVFADADFETAVDYALFGIFSNQGQVCSAGSRLLLEKTIYDRFIAELAERAQQITVGPGMDESTEMGPLISEEQMNRVLSYIEIGKKEGASLLCGGYRLTENGLEHGFFIAPTIFTDTKPDMRIVQEEIFGPVLVIQTFETEEEAIRLANGTRYGLAGAVFTSDGAKAQRVIRKLRAGITWINTYHPTFNEAPWGGYKQSGIGRELGTYGFEEYLETKQINVNLNVQPSGWFQKK